The Azotosporobacter soli genomic interval GTTTTTTCGTGTATTTGATGGCGGAATCTTTTCTTATGAAGTCAAGTTGTTAAAACCGGAAACGGAAATTTATCAGACTCTGTTGCAGCGCTACCAACTGACGGCAGAGGAAACGGTGTTCATTGACGATACGTTGGAGAATATCGAGGCGAGCAAACGATTAGGCATTAAGGGCATTCATTTTCGCTCGGCTGCAGAGTTGCGCCTGCAGTTGCAGGCGTTATCATTGTTGTAAACTGCAAATAAATCACCGCCCCTGTCATAGCGTGAACTGAACCAGAAACAACGTACATAAAATAAAACGCCCAGAAGTAGAATAGCTTTAAATTACGCAAACTGGCATCGTTTTTCATACGGTGTCAGTTTTGTTTTTAGTTGAATGCGTTCAAAATTATAAAAATAGATATACTCATCGATAACCTCGTTAGCCTCTGCAAATGTTTTGAGATGTATTCTCGAAATGCATTCTGCTTTCAAAATACTAAAAAAGTTTTCAGCTAATGCGTTATCATAACAATTTCCTCGCCTTGACATGGACGGTGTAATACCATACTCTTTAGTTAGGTTAAAATACCCCTGTGAAGTGTATTGAAACCCTTGGTCACTATGGAGTTGCAGCTCTGTAGTGACTTTTTCCTTTTTCATGGCAGTTCGAATTGTTTCAAGAACTAAATTTACAGTTTGTTCTGTTCCTGTTTTATAAGCAATAATACTGCGATCAAACGCATCGCGTATCATTGATAAATACAGGATTCCTTGGAGTGTATGGATGTATGAAATGTCGGTAACCCATTTCTGATTCGGCGCAGTTGCTTCAAAATCACGATTGAGTAGATTTTCATATTTATGAAGTTGTTGCTGCATTCTCTTGTATTTTTTACGTCGGCGAATTTGAGATAATAAATTATATTTGCTCATTAAGCGAAGAACGGTTTTCGGATCAATAAATATATTTCTATTCTGTTGAAGCCACAAATGAACCCTTCGATATCCATACGTTCTTTTTGATATTTCTTGGCATACCGCAATTTCTGCTACGATTCGTTCATTGCGATTCGGT includes:
- a CDS encoding IS3 family transposase, whose protein sequence is MAIYKNQDSYSISAMCDFFDVSRSGYYDFVHRMNQPNRNERIVAEIAVCQEISKRTYGYRRVHLWLQQNRNIFIDPKTVLRLMSKYNLLSQIRRRKKYKRMQQQLHKYENLLNRDFEATAPNQKWVTDISYIHTLQGILYLSMIRDAFDRSIIAYKTGTEQTVNLVLETIRTAMKKEKVTTELQLHSDQGFQYTSQGYFNLTKEYGITPSMSRRGNCYDNALAENFFSILKAECISRIHLKTFAEANEVIDEYIYFYNFERIQLKTKLTPYEKRCQFA